The region GCCAGCGCACAGGCGAGACAGGCCCGTTTTGTTTCTGAGTCGGGTGCTTCCCTTCTGTTTGGAGAGAATGGCTTGTCAAAACACAGTGCCAGCCTGATTGAGAAGGCTTCAAAGAAGCAGTTTCACAACCCTTTCCCACTGTCATTTTTATGAGCAGACACTGTGAAATGTTTACAGCTTAGCTTTACACATTGTCAGATTCTTTTAGCACTCGCAAGAGGCGCGGACACCTCAGGCTGTCCCAGGCGTCTCGTGAGCACCCACTCCAGCCCGGGTCCCTCGCCTGCCTGCTGCAACACAGATGCCAGTGGGCAACTCTGGGGGCATTTTCTTAATGTTAATGGGTGCTGTGTTGGCGAGCAGTGAGTGAGCTGGGTTGGCCTGTCCACTGTCTGTACTGGGCACTCCACTGCCCTTAGAGGTTGTGGGACCCCTGTGCCCATCTAGCGCTATGCTACTCTTGGCTGAAGGAAGGGGGTATCTGCTCACTGTGGTCTCCCTGCTGGACACATTCTGGGGTCCTGGAGCTTCTCCAGGCAGATTTGGGGTATTCCAGCAGTGCTTCTGGGCTGGGCTCCGAGGAGGTGGTATGGTCCGTGGCATCCTGGGGCTTAGGCCGACCCACTTCTCTTCAGGCAGTGGTCACATCAAAGAGGTCATTGTAGCTGCTGAGGCAGATCCAGGTGACAGCGAGATGGCAGAGGCCTCAGGCAGCCCTGACCATCAGGGGCCCAAGCTGGCCGGGCAGGGTGAGCAGGCCCAGGTCAAGCTGCTGGTGAATGAGGACGGCCGCTACGTCTGCACGCTGTGTCACAAGACCTTCAAGACGGTGAGCCCTGGGTCTTGGGCAGTGCCATCTAGTGGGGGCCAGGCCTCCTGCCCAGAGAGGTGCCTGAGCCTcgctgccccttccccccagggTAGCATCCTCAAGGCCCACATGGTCACCCACAGCAGCCGTAAGGACCATGAGTGCAAGCTGTGCGGGGCCTCCTTCCGGACCAAGGGCTCACTCATTCGGCACCACCGACGCCACACAGGTGAGCTAGCCTGATGCATTGGGCACCCCTGCttcctggtggggggtggggctgtggctcCAGGCCTGCTTTCCCCACCCAAAGCTGACTCCATTCCACAGATGAGCGCCCCTATAAATGTGCCAAGTGTGGAAAGAGCTTCCGGGAGTCAGGTGCGCTGACCCGGCACCTCAAGTCTCTCACCCCGTGCACAGAAAAAATCCGATTCAGCATGAGCAAGGATGTGGTTGTTGGCAAAGAGGATGCGCCTGCAGGTCAGCGTAGTGAGGGCTCCATGTCCCTGCCCTGGAGCTGCCCTTGTCAGGGGggtttcttcaaggacttttgtGGTTCTGCCTTAAAGGGTCTGGCGCCTCCACCGTGGAGACCATTACGTCATCGTCGGTGATAGGTGAAACCATGGAGACGTCGCCTGTGATTCATTTGGTGACAGATGCCAAGGGCACTGTTATCCACGAAGTCCATGTCCAGATGCAAGAGCTTCCTCTGGGCGTGAAAGCCCTGTCCCCAGAGGTGGGGGTCTTCTGGGAGGATGGCCGCTGTCTTCTCGGTGCCAGGCTTTGCTCTGAGCACTGGCTCCAGTGGGAATAGGACTGACCTGGGCCTGCCTTCCTGGCTCTTACTGGTTGCATGGGTGATGGGAGACCAATGGCTGccaaagggcagggaggggcaagaTGGGGCAGGGAAGGGTAGGTGGAGTGGGCTGTGGAGCTCCCAGGGGCACTGCTGAGAATATATTGGTTGTGCACAGTGGTCCCTCAGCCCCTTGGGTCTGCCCTGTGTGGTGGGTTTGGGTGGGTGCCAAGTGCCAAGCCTCCTGGCCAACTTCCCTCCCTCCgcctcccctgcagcccccagctcCCAAGGAGCTTCCCTGTTCCAGCGACAACAGTCAGGAGAACCTGCTACACCAGGCCATGCAGAACTCTGGCATCGTTCTTGAGCGGGTCACTGGGGAGGAGGGGTCCCTGGAGCCAGTCCCTCCCACCATGtccagtccccagcccctgggagatGGTCCCCCAGAACTGCCGCTGCTGGAGGTGGAGCAGGTGGAGACAGTAGGTACCTGCGCTGCCACTGAGCTTGTTCCTGGGGGCCACACCTTAGATGAAGCTGTTTTATCATACTGGCCTGGCTGCTAGCCTCCCTGCTGTTCTCCCTGCTGTCACTTTCTGCAGTGACTTGGTCCCCTGATCTGTTTACCCCTGAGCCCGTGATGGAGCCCCTCAGGGTGAGGGTGCTATGGGTCTGCCTGTGGTACTGCTGGGACCCAGCCTGCAGTGGGTACTGAAGGTGTGCTGTGGTCCCCTAGCAGGTGGCCAGCGAGGCCTCAGCTGTACCCAGGACCCACCTGTGCTCTCAGTGCAGTGAAACCTTCCCAACAGCGGCCACCCTAGAGGCCCATAAAAGGGACCATGAAGGTGGgtggcaggagggtggggcactgggCAGTGGGTGGGGCCCTCAGGGGTTGGACCTGGTCTGACATATGCGTGCGGCCCCAGGGCCGAAGCTGTTCACGTGTGTGCAGTGTGGCAAGGTCTTCCTCAAGGCCTACTTGCTCAAGAAGCACCAGGAGGTGCATGTGCACGAGCGCCGTTTCCGCTGTGGGGACTGCGGGAAACTCTACAAGACCATTGCTCACGTTCGGGGCCACCGGCGTGTTCACTCAGATGAGCGACCCTATCCTTGTCCCGAGTGTGGCAAGCGCTACAAGACCAAGGTGGACCTTCCAGCCCTGACCTTTGACTTTTGCTCCCACCCATGAGCTCTCCACTCCCTGGGCCAGATCCATCCCTTGTTCCTTCCCCAGCTCTCCATTGTCTCGCTTTGGCCCCCAGCCTGCTCAGTGTtggcctggcccctccccactggcctaTGACTCCCGCCCCTTCCCTGACCCTAGAGGTCAGTAGGGAAAGCCTCAGTCTGAGCCGTGGCCTAGGCCAGGTCAATCCTAACAGTGGGTCTCCTCAGAATGCCCAGCAGGTGCACTTTCGGACACACCTGGAGGAGAAGCCGCATGTGTGCCCATTTTGCAGCCGAGGCTTCCGGGAGAAGGGCTCGCTGGTGCGGCACGTTAGGCACCACACAGGCGAGAAGCCCTTCAAGTGCTACAAGTGTGGCCGTGGCTTCGCTGAGCATGGCACGCTCAACCGGCACCTGCGCACAAAAGGTTGGGGGCTGGCAGGAGGGGGCGAGGGGCGGCAGgagagcagccctggccagtccTGCCCAGCCCTGACTGAATTCCCCATCTCAGGTGGCTGCCTGCTGGAggtggaggagctgctggtgtCCGAGGAGAGCCCCACCTCAGCTGCCACTGTCCTTGGCGAGGACCCGCACACTGTGTTGGTTGagttctcatccgtggtggctgaCACCCAGGAGTACATCATTGAGGTGGGTatagggctgggctgggctgggctggggccccgGGGCAGCAAGGTTGACCTCTGACCCTCTATACAGGCCACCTCGGATGATGCAGAGACCAGTGAAGCCACAGAGATCATCGAGGGCACCCAGACAGAGGTGAGgcactgggggcagaggggtggccTGGTGCCCTCACCCAGACTTGTGCGCTGAGCCGTGAGCCACCCGCAGGTGGACAGCCACATCATGAAGGTGGTGCAGCAGATCGTGCACCAGGCCAGCGCGGGGCACCAAATCATCGTGCAGAATGTGACCATGGACCAAGAGGCGGGGCTGGGTCCAGAAGTGGCTGCTGCTGACACTATTACCATCGCCACCCCTGAGAGCCTGACAGAGCAGGTGGCCATGACGCTGGCTTCAGCCATCAGCGAGGGCACTGTGCTCACTGCCCGCGCGGGGGCAGAAGGTGCGGAGCAGGCTACTGTGACCATGGTTTCATCAGAGGACATTGAGATCCTGGAGCACGCGGGCGAGCTGGTCATCGCCTCGCCAGAGGGCCAGCTCGAGGTGCAGACTGTCATTGTTTGACACGGGCATCTGTGGGGTCCCGGTGGACTGGAGTGGGTCAGGGGCAAGGACCCTGAGTGCCCTACCCACTTCTGCCTGGCCTAGTATGAAAAATGTGGAGCACAGAATTCAGATATGTGGgagtgtaaatatattttttttgtcgCTTTACAATAAAACATGAAAACCCACTGTGATGTGGCAGCGATCCTTGGGCACTGGTGCCGCTGCCCTGGCCACTTCCCCCCGGCAGCACCTGCCTGCCCAGGCCACTCTGTAGACTCCTGTGCCTGGCCACCCTGCCCAGTGTTCCTGATGGGGCTGGTGACACCTTGGCAGCATGTGGGTGTCACTGGCATGTGGACAGGCAGCCTCTGCTGCTGCCCTGCCCACTGGATCTGTTGCCCAGTTTCCTGAGGCCTGATGTGGCACCCTGGGGCAGGGGACTGAGGCCAGGAGCCTCTGATGATGTGTGTGAGCAGCAGCAGGTGTGGGGCTAAGAAAGGGGCTGGTCTTTCTTGATTGTGCTGCCTGTTTCCCTGAGGGGATGCAACTCTGGGAGGAAGGTTCTGGGTGACCTAGTTTCTGGGGAGTGGGGACAAGAACAAGGCCTGGACCACAGGCATGGCTGGCCATCTTCCCCATGCCTCACACAGCTCTTGGAGTGGTATCAGGGGTCTCAGAGTCCCGATTCTGACAGACTTGGGGGCTGAAGCAGTCTTCAGGGTGGATCACCTGTTGCCTTGACCTCTGGGATCTCCGTGGAAATGGGAGCCAAGAGTTCTGGCACCGACTCTGGAGGGGGCGGGACCCAATGCAGTCTGGCCCCTCCCTGGACCAGGGCCTCAAATACCTGCCTGTGCGCAGCACCAGAGTTGTTGCCAGACAGCCCTTGAAGTCTGTCTGGAACCACAGACACACTCCCATCTTGGACCTCAGAACCCTACCTGGGCCCAGATCCCGAGCCTCTGACACAACGCCATCGACATCTCAGGTGAGCCTGGGAGCTGGGCCGAGCCTGGGGCTGAATTAATGGGTCTatctggacttcagtttcctgACCGCGTAGGAGGAGGGCTGTGAGCCCAGCACACAACCCTGAGGAGACCTGGAGGATGCAGGGGGAGGCTGCATGTTGGCACCAGCCATCATTGGGCAGCATACCCTGCTAGGCCCTGGTacgggggaaagagagaggtggCTACGTGTGTCTGACTCCAGGTCCACACTCttgtctctccccacctccagcctacTTGCTCTGTGAAatggcccagccctgggccctcctagccctgctctgggctctgcGGGCCGCCGCGGCAGTGGCACTGCGCATTGGAGCCTTTAACATCCAGTGTTTTGGAGACAGCAAAGTGTCAGATTCGGCTTGTGGCAGCATCATTGCTCAAGTGAGGCCAGGGGCTGGCCTGGGGCCGGGGCTTCCACTGGGCTCTACCTGAGAACTTGCTGTGCATGACCCCGCCTCTCCGGTCCCCTCCCCAGATCCTGGCTGGCTATGACATCATGCTCGTGCAGGAGGTGAGAGACCCGGATCTGAGCGCAGTCTCTGCGCTCATGGAGCAGATTAACAGGTGTGGCGGGCAGGGCCCAGCATCGGGGGCTCCGGCTGGCATCCCAGGCCTCTGCGTGGTGCCTTGACCCGAGGCTTGGCCCGTATCTCTGCAGTGTGTCCAGTCACGAGTACAGCTTCGTGAGCAGTGAGCCCCTGGGGCGGGACCAGTACAAGGAAATGTACCTGTTCGTTTACAGGTGAGGGGCGGGGATGTGGTGTGCTGGGTAGGAGGTGGCCGGCTCAGCGCACCCACCCGCCCTCTGCCTCCAGAAAGGATGTGGTGTCGATCGTAGACACGTACCAGTACCCGGACCCGGAGGACACCTTCAGTCGTGAACCTTTCGTGGTCAAATTCTCAGCCCCCGGCTCTGGTGAGACCCTGTGCCTTGCAGACCCCGCCTCTCCTTCAGGCCCCACCCCGCCTCTGACACCAAACCCCTCCAGCAGCTGCCCAGGAGCTGGTGCTGGTTCCACTGCACGCTGCGCCACACCACGCAGTAGCAGAGATCGACGCTCTCTACGATGTGTACCTGGACGTAATCGACAAGTGGGGCACCGACGTAAGCCCTGCGCCCACACAGTCCGGCAGACGCGCCCTGGGGGAGGCCAAAGAGGCGTGGGCTCGCTGGGCTGGCTCAGACCCCGATACTCCGCAGGACATGCTCTTCCTGGGTGACTTCAACGCTGACTGCAGCTATGTGCGGGAACAGGACTGGTCGGCCATCCGTCTGCGCAGCAGCGAGGTCTTCAAATGGCTCATTCCGGACAGTGCTGACACCACGGTGGGCAACTCAGACTGTGCGTACGACCGCATTGTCATCTGCGGCGCCCGCCTGCGCAGGAGCCTGAAGCCCCAGTCAGCCGCTGTGCACGACTTCCAGGAGGTATTCGGCCTGGACCAGACTCAGGTGAGTGCTGAGCTGAGCCCCACAGGGGCTGGCGTCCCCAGGCCGCTCTGCATTGGCAGATGGGAGGAGCCTGTTGcttcctgcccagggccaccatCAGCTTCAGTGCACCTGgcactcccctccctgccccagtttTAGAAAAGGCCCCTCGAGTCTGTTTAGCTGAATGGTGCACGTCTGGGCTGGCAGGATAGTATTTTCTTGGGTTCTCCTGTCTGTGCTCCTATCCCACCTGTAGGCAGCGGCAGGGGCGTACATCTCAGGCCTCAGTGGCCTGCCTCTCCAGATAGTGGTTTGTAGAAACCCAGTGAGCTTTATCCCAGATGGGGGGCAGTTCTCTGAGGTGAAGCCTCAGGGAGGGCAGGCTGCCCAGCAGGGCCTGAGACTTGGCCCTTTCCTTTCAGGCCCTTGCCATCAGTGACCATTTTCCTGTGGAGGTGACTCTCAAATCCCATTGACAGTTCTGAGAAATGGCCAGGGCATGCTGCCTGCAGAGTGGCCATGAGGAACAGCCCCACAAGGCCCCTTCAGGGTGGCTGGCCTACCCCCAGAAAGCCTGCAGGGCAGGGTCAACTGGGCCTGGGCAGGTGGCCGTTGACATGTTACAAGACcactctgagcctgtttccccatctgtaaaacagcTTACCACCACCTACCTCACAGGGGTGTGAGGAGTACCCCAAAACACTGGGCATAGGTCTGCTTAATAAATGAGAGTACTTGGCTAGGACCACAAACAGGTTGGCTTAGACTCATCTCTGTGTCCTTTCTTATGACTATACTCCTGTGGCACAAACCTTGGTCCTGCAGCCCAGCCCGCACACTTCACGTCCTGCTGGGAACTACCACCTCCAGGCTGTTGGAAATACTTTCAAGAACTTGTACTGAATGAGTGGGGATCAGCACTCATAGGAATAGTGCTGCCTTGAAAGGCCAACCTCCCTCCCGCAGCCACCCTCAGGCACTGGTCTGTCAGGTTAGGGGCCTGCCCACAGGCCCTGCACACCCACTGGTGGTGCGGCCCCTCAGTGGCGCCTTCCTGGGCAGGTTCCTCCTCAGGATCCCCGGGCTGGGAAGGACTTGTCCCGCAGGACAGTGGCCTGTGTCCCAGGTAAGCCATAACCCGAGGATCAGGAACAAGGAGAGCTGGGGTACAGCAAAACTGACAGGCCTGATGAGATTCCCAGTTTCTGAAACATCTTGGCAGGATTTGGTAACTGTCCTGAATTGTATGGGAGAAGCCTTTGTATCCAAAGTGCGAATAAGTTTTTCCTGACAAATCTTCCTGAAATGAGATCTAGGACACTCATAACACAGAATCCCTCTCAAGTAATGCCTCTCTGGTCCCTCAAGTTCCCCTGATTTCTCTGAATTGTCACAACTCCCTCTATCTGAACGAACAGATATGGGGGCCAAAGGGTTCCTCCCTCATGGGAGCGGGCACAGAGGGGTCTTGTGTGGACCAGCAGGGCCCATGACCATCAGCAACCAGGCAGCGCGGGGCCAGGCATGGGGTGACCCAAGGACTTTATTCACAGTTCTTTGGGAAAGGAGACACTCAGTGGTAACCCCCTCAAGGTTCAGATTGGGTCCACCTGCCAGTTCATAATTCCCCAATCCAGAAACTGCCTGCTAATCCCATTCTGTCCACCTGCCAGGCAGTAAAGGCACTCACGTGTGGCGGGGTCCTTGGGACCCTGGCTACAAGAAACAGGGCCTGCTGGGAAGATCAGCAAAACAAAGAgctgaaaggatttttaaattaggaaGTAGCTTGTTTAAAGCAAAACCTTTTGGGACCAGAGGGCCCCCCTCCAGAAGGGTACAGATGGCTAAACCCTGCGTGGGCAGCCAAGCTGTTAGCCCTTCTTTTGTCTGAGCTTTCCTAAGTACACCTGCAGGGACTTCTGGATGGAGTCTCTGGAGATAAAGCCCACAAAGTTCTGGATGTCCGAGTCACGCTGTTTCACCAAGCGGTCTGCTGTGGCCTTTCGCATCATGTTTTTAGTCAGCTGTCGAGCGTGGTCTAAAGAAAAAGGGATCCACGTGTGAAACCCACACTGAGACAGTGGCATCATCCTCAACCTTCCCAAACAGAAATGCTGGGAGAAAActtagaagacacaaataaacaaagagaagACAATGAAAATCAACTACTCACTGCCCGCtgatttctatcttttaaaaaaatatttaaaaaaatttatttttagagagagggagagaaacatcaatgtgtggtcacctctcatgtgccccctactgggggcctaacctggcccacaacccaggcaggtgccctgactgggaatcaaaccagcgaccctttggtttgcaggctcgcactcaatctactgaaccacaccagccagggcgtccactttatttcttttaaagtaatacTGTTAGGACTGCCTTTTTAACCTGTTATGTTCATTCAACTATATTATCGAGAGTATTTTCCAAGTCACTCAATATCCTCTTATAATAAGTGgctacacagccctggctggtgtggttcagtggattgagcgccagcctgcaaaccaaagggtcattggttcaattctcagtcagggcacatgcctgggttttgggccaggtcaggcccccagtagggggtgtgcgagaggaaaccacacattgatatttctctccctctctaaaaaaaaaaaaaaaaaaaaaaaaaaaaaggctacaaGGTATTCAGTCATTCCATGGTCCATGAGCTAAGAACGCTTTTTAcatttctatagtttagttgaacaaaaaattgaaaaaagggtAATGTGTTGTGACGTGTGATGTTTTATGAGAACATCGACGTGCTCATTAGTTCACATACTCTCTGTGGCTGCCTTCATGCCATGGTTGTGGCAGAGACCGTGTAACCTACAAAGCCAGAAATCCACCTGGCTTTTTGTAGATGGTCTGCTGATCCATGTCTCTATATCATCGCCTGTTTCTATAAACAGACATGCAGGCTGTTTCCAGTGGTCTCTGTAGTGGGTTGCACAGTGGGTTGCATCCCAAAAAGATACACGAAAGCCTTAACCCCCCTCTAGAACTGGTgcatgtggccttatttggaagaGGGTCTTGGCAGATACAATTAAGATGAGGGCATCTTGGATTCACGGTGGGCCCCAAATCTAATGacaagtgtccttgtaagagaaaggaggagatttGAGATAAAGGAGACCATGTGAAATGGAatcagagattggagtgatgagACCACAGCCAAAGGATGCCTGGAGCCACCAGAGAGTGGGAGAGGCAGAAATGAGCCTCCTCCAGAGTCTCCAGAGTGAGCTTGGCCCTACCTAcaacttgattttggacttctggtctccGCACTGTgagaatgcatttctgttgttttaagcagtCCCCAGCTCCACTTGTGGTGATGTGTTATAGTATCCCCAGGACACTCAGTGTGCATGATCTCAGCTTGCACAGTGCATTTTTACATGAGAACCTTCTGGTCCCacgggagggaagaggaggagagggaaggaggcttTGCTCGTTTGCCAGTACCCAGAGCGGCTGTCGCTCCCTGTGCTCCTCACCTGGAATGGACAACCACTGGGCCATCACTGATAGCGCTGTACTCTGCACCTGGTCCTCAGGCACCACCTTGTCCACCATGCCCACCTGAAGGGCCTCTGCCGGTGGGAAGAGAATCCCCAGCTGCAGAGCACGTTCTGAGGTACGGTGCCCAATGGTGTTCACAAGGGTATCTTTGAACCTGGAATGCAAACATCCActcacctggggctgggggatcCTGGGTGGGTTGGCTCATCCCTGGGCCAAGTGGAATTGGGTGCAGTCCCTGGCCTTACCAGAAAGGGGCAACGATGCCCAGCAGGGTCTCATTCAGCCCAATGACATATTTGGGGTTGTCAGCCAGGACCCGGTAGTCACAGGTGAGGGAGATCAGGCAGCCTCCAGCAGGGCAGGCTCCCTGCAGGGAAAGTAAGACCACTGGCCTCTGGGTGCTGCGATTGCCAGTCCCAATAGTATTCCAGAGAGCCAGGGTTCCAAGGAATGGCCTGATGGTGGGCGTGAGCTCTGAGTGACCtggccccactgcccctccccctccaccaggTTCAGGCCCTCCTTGCACCTTACGTAGGTTCTCACTGCATCTCTTCAGGGCACACCAGTTCTGGAGCCTTAGCTCCAGGGCCTTGCCTCAGCAACCtgtccctgccttccccaggtcAGGCCAAAGTGATGTTTTCAAAATGTGGATCCAATTCCCCCCTCTTGCTACCTGTATAGTCCTCTCACTGGGCCAAGTCAACCACGGGCCCTTGGATCCTGGGCCCTACCCCCACCTGTGAGAGAGCTGACCCGAGGCCCCCACCGGTCTGTCACCATGTCACAGTGATCTGTAGTGGCATGCTTACTTGTGCATGTCTAGGGGTCTCCCCAAGGCACCCTTCCCCTCTGAgggcttcctgagggcagggccacATCTGcattcccctccccgcccccacagctTCTGAACAGTCAGCAAGGCCACTTGGGAGTGGAGACACTCACATTGATGGCAGCAATCAGCACCAGGTTGGACAGGTAGAGCCGCAACCACAGCTCCTGCACGGCCTTCCAGTACTCAGCATAGTGTGCTGGGTTCTTCCCGCACATTTCCATCAGGTCCAGGCCAGCTGAGAAGACCCCGGGACAGTCCTGGGTGAGTGAGGGAGCCAGGGCCCCATCAGAGTCCACCTTCCAGGGCAACGAGCCCTTAAGGCAGGGGTGCTCAAGGGCAGCAAGGCTGAGGTCATGCTCAGGGTGGCAGGATACTGCTCCCAAGAACAGAGCTGGGGCTCCAGCATCAACCTCCCTCAGACTCAGTTCCTTTTACGTCCCGGGATGCTCCTCCTTTTTCAAGTTCAAACTGAAATAGGCAAAACAGGCAGGCAGGATCAGGCACTCCTGTGGGCTCCGTGCACACCTGTGTGGTATCCCAGCCAGAAAACTCAAGTACAGGCACAGAGGTGCTTCTGACTGATCAGGAAAGGGGCACTGAC is a window of Desmodus rotundus isolate HL8 chromosome 1, HLdesRot8A.1, whole genome shotgun sequence DNA encoding:
- the E4F1 gene encoding transcription factor E4F1 isoform X2, producing the protein MEGAMAVRVTAAHTAEAPAEARREAGEGGVAAASAAAALAPAGFLGLPAPFNEEDEDDVHRCGRCQAEFTALEDFVQHKLQKVCQRASQEALPATPAAAALLDQEVVPAAASPEEPITLAHIVVEAAALTADIGHTPDIVGSGHIKEVIVAAEADPGDSEMAEASGSPDHQGPKLAGQGEQAQVKLLVNEDGRYVCTLCHKTFKTGSILKAHMVTHSSRKDHECKLCGASFRTKGSLIRHHRRHTDERPYKCAKCGKSFRESGALTRHLKSLTPCTEKIRFSMSKDVVVGKEDAPAGSGASTVETITSSSVIGETMETSPVIHLVTDAKGTVIHEVHVQMQELPLGVKALSPEPPAPKELPCSSDNSQENLLHQAMQNSGIVLERVTGEEGSLEPVPPTMSSPQPLGDGPPELPLLEVEQVETVASEASAVPRTHLCSQCSETFPTAATLEAHKRDHEGPKLFTCVQCGKVFLKAYLLKKHQEVHVHERRFRCGDCGKLYKTIAHVRGHRRVHSDERPYPCPECGKRYKTKNAQQVHFRTHLEEKPHVCPFCSRGFREKGSLVRHVRHHTGEKPFKCYKCGRGFAEHGTLNRHLRTKGGCLLEVEELLVSEESPTSAATVLGEDPHTVLVEFSSVVADTQEYIIEATSDDAETSEATEIIEGTQTEVDSHIMKVVQQIVHQASAGHQIIVQNVTMDQEAGLGPEVAAADTITIATPESLTEQVAMTLASAISEGTVLTARAGAEGAEQATVTMVSSEDIEILEHAGELVIASPEGQLEVQTVIV
- the E4F1 gene encoding transcription factor E4F1 isoform X1, with product MEGAMAVRVTAAHTAEAPAEARREAGEGGVAAASAAAALAPAGFLGLPAPFNEEDEDDVHRCGRCQAEFTALEDFVQHKLQKVCQRASQEALPATPAAAALLDQEVVPAAASPEEPITLAHIVVEAAALTADIGHTPDIVGSGHIKEVIVAAEADPGDSEMAEASGSPDHQGPKLAGQGEQAQVKLLVNEDGRYVCTLCHKTFKTGSILKAHMVTHSSRKDHECKLCGASFRTKGSLIRHHRRHTDERPYKCAKCGKSFRESGALTRHLKSLTPCTEKIRFSMSKDVVVGKEDAPAGSGASTVETITSSSVIGETMETSPVIHLVTDAKGTVIHEVHVQMQELPLGVKALSPEPPAPKELPCSSDNSQENLLHQAMQNSGIVLERVTGEEGSLEPVPPTMSSPQPLGDGPPELPLLEVEQVETQVASEASAVPRTHLCSQCSETFPTAATLEAHKRDHEGPKLFTCVQCGKVFLKAYLLKKHQEVHVHERRFRCGDCGKLYKTIAHVRGHRRVHSDERPYPCPECGKRYKTKNAQQVHFRTHLEEKPHVCPFCSRGFREKGSLVRHVRHHTGEKPFKCYKCGRGFAEHGTLNRHLRTKGGCLLEVEELLVSEESPTSAATVLGEDPHTVLVEFSSVVADTQEYIIEATSDDAETSEATEIIEGTQTEVDSHIMKVVQQIVHQASAGHQIIVQNVTMDQEAGLGPEVAAADTITIATPESLTEQVAMTLASAISEGTVLTARAGAEGAEQATVTMVSSEDIEILEHAGELVIASPEGQLEVQTVIV
- the DNASE1L2 gene encoding deoxyribonuclease-1-like 2 isoform X2 is translated as MAQPWALLALLWALRAAAAVALRIGAFNIQCFGDSKVSDSACGSIIAQILAGYDIMLVQEVRDPDLSAVSALMEQINSVSSHEYSFVSSEPLGRDQYKEMYLFVYRKDVVSIVDTYQYPDPEDTFSREPFVVKFSAPGSAAQELVLVPLHAAPHHAVAEIDALYDVYLDVIDKWGTDDMLFLGDFNADCSYVREQDWSAIRLRSSEVFKWLIPDSADTTVGNSDCAYDRIVICGARLRRSLKPQSAAVHDFQEVFGLDQTQVPPQDPRAGKDLSRRTVACVPGKP
- the DNASE1L2 gene encoding deoxyribonuclease-1-like 2 isoform X1, which translates into the protein MAQPWALLALLWALRAAAAVALRIGAFNIQCFGDSKVSDSACGSIIAQILAGYDIMLVQEVRDPDLSAVSALMEQINSVSSHEYSFVSSEPLGRDQYKEMYLFVYRKDVVSIVDTYQYPDPEDTFSREPFVVKFSAPGSAAAQELVLVPLHAAPHHAVAEIDALYDVYLDVIDKWGTDDMLFLGDFNADCSYVREQDWSAIRLRSSEVFKWLIPDSADTTVGNSDCAYDRIVICGARLRRSLKPQSAAVHDFQEVFGLDQTQVPPQDPRAGKDLSRRTVACVPGKP
- the DNASE1L2 gene encoding deoxyribonuclease-1-like 2 isoform X3 — translated: MAQPWALLALLWALRAAAAVALRIGAFNIQCFGDSKVSDSACGSIIAQILAGYDIMLVQEVRDPDLSAVSALMEQINSVSSHEYSFVSSEPLGRDQYKEMYLFVYRKDVVSIVDTYQYPDPEDTFSREPFVVKFSAPGSAAQELVLVPLHAAPHHAVAEIDALYDVYLDVIDKWGTDDMLFLGDFNADCSYVREQDWSAIRLRSSEVFKWLIPDSADTTVGNSDCAYDRIVICGARLRRSLKPQSAAVHDFQEVFGLDQTQALAISDHFPVEVTLKSH
- the ECI1 gene encoding enoyl-CoA delta isomerase 1, mitochondrial isoform X1; protein product: MKLKSPPVNSLSLELLTEFVISLEKLENDKTFRGIILTSDCPGVFSAGLDLMEMCGKNPAHYAEYWKAVQELWLRLYLSNLVLIAAINGACPAGGCLISLTCDYRVLADNPKYVIGLNETLLGIVAPFWFKDTLVNTIGHRTSERALQLGILFPPAEALQVGMVDKVVPEDQVQSTALSVMAQWLSIPDHARQLTKNMMRKATADRLVKQRDSDIQNFVGFISRDSIQKSLQVYLGKLRQKKG
- the ECI1 gene encoding enoyl-CoA delta isomerase 1, mitochondrial isoform X2, whose product is MALVAGMRVGSRVLFRPWAWLPGAALGRKESAARGRVGARGFGSQRVLVEPDPAAGIAVMKLKSPPVNSLSLELLTEFVISLEKLENDKTFRGIILTSDCPGVFSAGLDLMEMCGKNPAHYAEYWKAVQELWLRLYLSNLVLIAAINGACPAGGCLISLTCDYRVLADNPKYVIGLNETLLGIVAPFWFKDTLVNTIGHRTSERALQLGILFPPAEALQVGMVDKVVPEDQVQSTALSVMAQWLSIPDHARQLTKNMMRKATADRLVKQRDSDIQNFVGFISRDSIQKSLQVYLGKLRQKKG